From Scomber scombrus chromosome 13, fScoSco1.1, whole genome shotgun sequence, a single genomic window includes:
- the vtcn1 gene encoding V-set domain-containing T-cell activation inhibitor 1, with product MASLGQIIFTSMIILIILFSTIIILILAIAFAGKSPLSEAQSSNRSPIANLGEDELLSCYLHTTSEKNTFSQVSVSWEKTSLSGVVYDYYSGVADFTDQNLQFKGRTQFFPETLVQGNASLLLRSVRQSDEGEYTCYVSSAEGDGQVSINLRTAAFTAPKFTVSNGTLTAEANRWFPKPNVTWLDYFGKVLQGSTSFMQNTAGISSIVSTLKPFNISDTYTLRIQNDLVTAVSEATATLEKKESNPSPGVWFQGQLCA from the exons ATGGCTTCCCTGGGACAGATCATCTTCACCAG CATGATTATCCTCATCATCCTATTCTCTACgatcatcatcctcatcttaGCCATAGCGTTCGCAGGTAAGA GCCCTTTGTCTGAGGCACAGAGCAGCAACAGATCACCCATTGCCAACCTTGGTGAGGATGAGCTTCTCAGCTGCTATCTTCACACAACCAgcgaaaaaaacacattcagtcaAGTGTCAGTAAGTTGGGAGAAGACGTCACTGAGTGGGGTAGTTTACGATTATTACAGCGGAGTTGCAGATTTTACAGACCAGAACTTGCAGTTCAAAGGAAGAACTCAGTTCTTCCCTGAAACTTTGGTCCAAGGGAACGCTTCGCTGTTGCTGAGGAGTGTAAGACAAAGTGATGAGGGGGAGTACACCTGCTATGTTAGCTCCGCCGAAGGTGATGGGCAGGTCAGCATTAACCTGAGAACAGCAG CTTTTACAGCGCCAAAATTTACAGTCTCAAATGGCACCCTGACTGCTGAGGCAAACAGGTGGTTCCCTAAACCAAACGTGACATGGTTGGACTATTTTGGGAAGGTCCTACAGGGGAGCACGAGCTTCATGCAAAACACTGCAGGGATATCCAGCATAGTGAGCACGCTGAAACCATTCAATATCAGCGACACTTACACCCTCAGGATTCAAAATGACTTGGTGACCGCAGTCTCTGAAGCAACA GCAACTCTGGAGAAGaaagagtccaacccctctccaGGAGTTTGGTTCCAGGGCCAGTTGTGTGCATAG